The following are encoded in a window of Fibrobacter sp. UWB13 genomic DNA:
- a CDS encoding HD domain-containing phosphohydrolase, producing the protein MKNRIFAFNDAATFEKKLAQFSNWCKENGSPTVCFQIHSEELDPGKLRPVWETLERVFPKVPWFGNSTSGNIVNCEKASEISISAIIFEKPTTKIQIHQYDFFNKSSRDIAREIVEEAKQNPWVKAVEIYHCISPFSTTNLCEGLDALDPSIQIFGGIVCSPDITSPNSCVFSSVGGYSKTGILVVFYGGPEFHVESRKISGWKPIGRNFHVTRSKGNVLYELSSLPAYEVYNKYLNIKNDNNFFYNALEFPMLYEHNGISIVRAAGASNPDGSLTMSSDIDEGSMVRLSYGEPQLILEKIKTESENAELFAPEVMHIFSCAARKAFWSKHEPTYEITAFKGLASSTGFFSHGEFLREKGFLNQHNITLVIASMREGAITKRGHAKGVIIPDEKSTRLPLAARMATFIRETSFELEQINSRLRVMNEHLQDVATTDSLTGLENRLAFDALLETINQEDSQENSWTMFLMDVNGLKYANDTFGHQAGDELIKAAAKAIKNTYGTSGNCFRIGGDEFAVITRAPLDSHYPMYSILQKNINEYNKKALYHLSIAVGASRLRSDSGIRKSISDWKMEADLNMYRDKVRYHKPVENDENKNLKDLISCLISVEEAKDSYTAHHSERVKAYSELIARFLGLSESSISLITHAAHLHDIGKIGIRDNVLTKPGKLTDEEFEIIKQHPVIGAKILMQSNYTHELVQIVLHHHERYDGRGYPEGLKGEDIPIGARVIAIADSIDAMTSKRVYRDAMSLDYCRNEIEKNLGVMYDPAIGKVVLEHWSEMVDSLLSMRTGRPKVV; encoded by the coding sequence ATGAAAAACAGGATTTTTGCATTTAACGATGCGGCCACGTTCGAAAAAAAACTGGCCCAGTTTAGCAACTGGTGCAAAGAAAACGGCTCGCCCACCGTATGTTTCCAAATCCATTCTGAAGAGTTGGACCCCGGAAAACTGAGACCCGTTTGGGAAACATTGGAACGCGTTTTCCCCAAAGTACCGTGGTTCGGTAACTCCACCAGCGGAAACATCGTGAACTGCGAAAAGGCAAGCGAAATTTCCATATCCGCCATCATATTCGAAAAGCCGACAACAAAAATTCAAATTCACCAGTACGACTTTTTCAACAAGTCCAGCCGCGACATCGCCCGCGAAATCGTGGAAGAAGCCAAGCAGAATCCCTGGGTAAAAGCAGTCGAAATCTACCACTGCATTTCGCCGTTTTCGACGACGAATCTTTGCGAAGGGCTCGACGCCCTGGATCCAAGCATCCAGATTTTTGGAGGCATCGTCTGCTCCCCCGACATCACAAGCCCGAATTCCTGCGTATTTTCATCAGTTGGCGGTTACAGCAAGACAGGCATTTTAGTTGTATTCTACGGCGGTCCGGAATTTCATGTGGAATCCCGCAAGATTAGCGGATGGAAGCCCATCGGCCGTAACTTCCACGTCACTCGTTCCAAAGGCAACGTCCTTTACGAATTGAGCAGCCTCCCCGCCTACGAAGTGTACAACAAGTACCTGAACATCAAAAACGACAACAACTTTTTCTACAACGCCCTTGAGTTTCCGATGCTCTACGAGCACAACGGAATTTCCATCGTGCGTGCAGCAGGAGCAAGCAATCCGGACGGGTCGCTCACCATGTCTTCGGATATCGACGAAGGCTCAATGGTCCGCCTTTCGTATGGCGAGCCGCAACTGATTCTCGAAAAAATCAAAACCGAAAGCGAAAACGCCGAACTGTTCGCCCCCGAAGTCATGCACATATTCTCCTGTGCGGCTCGAAAGGCATTTTGGTCCAAGCACGAACCGACATACGAAATTACAGCGTTCAAGGGGCTCGCCTCCAGCACGGGATTTTTCTCGCACGGTGAATTCTTGCGCGAAAAGGGATTTTTAAACCAACATAACATCACGCTCGTCATTGCATCAATGCGCGAAGGCGCCATTACAAAACGGGGACACGCCAAAGGCGTCATAATTCCGGATGAAAAATCCACCCGTTTGCCACTCGCCGCCCGCATGGCCACATTCATTCGCGAAACGTCGTTTGAACTGGAACAGATCAACAGTAGGTTACGTGTCATGAACGAGCACCTGCAAGATGTCGCAACGACGGACAGCCTGACAGGACTCGAAAACAGGCTCGCATTCGACGCCCTTCTAGAAACAATCAACCAGGAAGACTCCCAAGAAAATTCTTGGACCATGTTCCTGATGGACGTGAACGGCCTCAAATACGCAAACGACACCTTCGGCCACCAGGCCGGTGACGAATTGATCAAGGCCGCAGCCAAAGCCATCAAAAATACATACGGCACCAGCGGGAACTGCTTTAGAATCGGTGGCGACGAATTTGCCGTCATAACACGAGCGCCGCTAGATTCGCACTATCCGATGTATTCCATACTGCAAAAGAACATCAACGAATACAATAAAAAGGCGCTATACCATCTGTCGATTGCCGTGGGCGCAAGCCGCCTGCGCAGCGATTCCGGAATTCGCAAGTCCATCAGCGACTGGAAAATGGAAGCCGACTTGAACATGTATCGTGACAAGGTGCGTTACCACAAGCCGGTCGAAAACGACGAAAACAAGAACCTCAAGGATTTGATTTCTTGCCTGATTTCAGTCGAAGAAGCCAAGGATTCCTATACGGCGCACCATTCTGAGCGTGTAAAAGCATATTCGGAATTGATTGCCCGTTTCTTAGGGCTTTCAGAAAGTTCAATATCGTTGATTACACATGCAGCACACTTGCATGATATTGGCAAAATTGGCATTCGCGACAATGTGCTCACCAAGCCGGGAAAACTTACCGATGAGGAGTTCGAAATCATCAAGCAGCATCCGGTCATTGGCGCAAAGATCCTGATGCAGTCCAACTATACACATGAACTTGTGCAAATTGTGCTGCACCACCACGAGCGTTATGACGGCCGCGGCTACCCGGAAGGACTTAAAGGCGAAGACATCCCCATAGGCGCCCGCGTCATTGCCATCGCAGACTCAATAGACGCCATGACAAGCAAGCGCGTTTATCGTGACGCCATGTCGCTAGATTACTGCCGCAATGAAATCGAGAAGAATCTAGGCGTGATGTACGACCCCGCCATTGGCAAAGTCGTTCTGGAACATTGGAGCGAAATGGTCGATTCCCTATTGTCAATGCGTACTGGCCGCCCGAAAGTCGTTTAA
- a CDS encoding citrate synthase produces MSDTAILNYDGKKYELPVVTGTENEHGLDVSKLRKDTGLVTLDYGYLNTGSTKSAITYVNGEKGILRYRGYSIEDLAEKATFPETAWLLIYGELPNQEQLSHFRTLLTENALLHENLLHFFREMPPGAHPMGILSSVVNAVGLFTPRFYDDENIASAFELTTAGLISKIRTIAAFAYKASIGEPFVYPEAERSYCSNFLNMMFSSKARPYHPDPIMEKALNTLLIVHADHEQNCSTSTVRMVGSSQANLYASICAGICALWGPLHGGANQAVLETLLRIQQSGMTIEQVMAKAKDKNDPFRLSGFGHRVYKSYDPRAKVLKKLMYQVFEREHVHDPLLDVAIKLEEAALKDDYFVERKLYPNVDFYSGILYRAMGIPTNMLTVMFAIGRLPGWIAHWKEMHDDPQSKINRPRQIYTGKTERAWIDRDKR; encoded by the coding sequence ATGTCCGATACAGCAATACTGAATTACGACGGAAAGAAGTACGAACTTCCCGTTGTAACTGGTACTGAAAACGAACATGGTCTTGATGTAAGCAAACTCCGCAAGGATACTGGATTGGTCACGCTGGACTACGGTTACCTCAATACCGGTAGTACCAAGAGTGCCATCACATACGTCAATGGCGAAAAGGGAATTTTGCGCTATCGCGGTTATTCCATCGAGGATCTCGCTGAAAAGGCGACGTTCCCGGAAACCGCATGGCTCCTGATTTACGGTGAACTCCCGAATCAGGAACAGTTGAGCCATTTCCGCACGCTCTTGACCGAAAATGCCTTGTTGCACGAGAACTTGCTGCACTTCTTCCGCGAAATGCCGCCGGGAGCCCACCCGATGGGTATTCTCTCGTCCGTGGTGAACGCTGTGGGCCTTTTCACGCCGCGTTTTTACGACGACGAAAACATTGCAAGTGCATTTGAACTCACGACCGCTGGTCTCATTTCCAAGATCCGCACGATTGCCGCATTTGCTTACAAGGCAAGTATCGGTGAACCGTTCGTGTACCCGGAAGCGGAACGCAGCTACTGCAGCAACTTCTTGAACATGATGTTCAGCAGTAAGGCTCGCCCGTACCACCCGGATCCGATTATGGAAAAGGCGCTCAACACGCTCCTCATTGTCCATGCGGACCATGAACAGAACTGCTCCACTTCGACCGTTCGAATGGTGGGCAGCTCTCAGGCTAACCTTTACGCAAGCATCTGCGCCGGCATTTGCGCCTTGTGGGGGCCGCTCCACGGTGGTGCAAACCAGGCTGTGCTCGAAACGCTCCTCCGCATTCAGCAGAGCGGCATGACGATTGAACAGGTGATGGCAAAGGCTAAGGACAAGAACGATCCGTTCCGTCTTTCTGGCTTTGGACACCGCGTTTATAAGAGCTATGACCCGCGCGCGAAAGTCTTGAAGAAGCTCATGTACCAGGTCTTCGAACGCGAACACGTTCACGACCCGCTTTTGGATGTGGCTATCAAGCTCGAAGAAGCCGCCCTCAAGGACGATTACTTTGTCGAACGTAAGCTGTACCCGAATGTGGACTTCTACTCCGGCATTCTCTACCGCGCTATGGGCATCCCGACGAACATGCTTACGGTGATGTTCGCGATTGGACGCTTGCCGGGTTGGATTGCTCACTGGAAGGAAATGCACGACGATCCGCAAAGCAAGATTAACCGTCCGCGTCAGATTTACACTGGCAAGACGGAACGCGCTTGGATTGATCGCGACAAACGATAA
- a CDS encoding aminotransferase class I/II-fold pyridoxal phosphate-dependent enzyme encodes MNYNPLAQALNAELSANGCCVLDMLSEQGKAIFFPRKGILGQGAEAKGSDINATIGTALEDDGSPLVLDCVLKSLNLPKQSFLYAPSFGNPDLRKEWKAQVVKKNPTLASKNFSNPVVTCALTHAISCAGYMFLDAGDEVIIPDLYWDNYELVFENARGAKIKTFNTFKNGGFDTEALKAALAASKSDKKVVLLNFPNNPTGYTATEKEAVEIAKILTECAAAGNKVVALLDDAYFGLVYEEGVTKESLFVKLVDAHENLLAVKLDGPTKEDYVWGFRVGFMSFGFKGATEAQLKALEDKAAGTVRGNISNAPSISQKILLAAYQSAEYAQQKAEKYATLKKRYDIIKEVLAAHPEYKEAFDPMPCNSGYFMCIKPKGVDAEELRQKLIKDYSTGTIMLSGLIRIAFSAVPTEKLGKLFENIYNCVVAMKA; translated from the coding sequence ATGAACTACAATCCTCTCGCTCAAGCTTTGAATGCAGAACTCTCCGCTAACGGTTGCTGCGTTCTTGACATGCTCTCTGAACAGGGCAAGGCCATTTTCTTCCCGCGCAAGGGTATTCTTGGCCAGGGTGCCGAAGCCAAGGGCTCCGACATCAATGCGACTATCGGTACAGCTCTCGAAGATGACGGCTCTCCGCTCGTTTTGGATTGCGTTCTCAAGTCTCTGAACCTCCCGAAACAGTCCTTCCTCTATGCTCCGAGCTTCGGTAATCCGGATCTCCGCAAGGAATGGAAGGCCCAGGTCGTGAAGAAGAACCCGACGCTTGCTTCCAAGAACTTCAGCAACCCGGTGGTGACCTGTGCTTTGACGCACGCTATCAGCTGCGCCGGTTACATGTTCCTCGACGCTGGCGACGAAGTCATCATCCCGGACCTCTACTGGGACAACTACGAACTCGTGTTCGAAAACGCCCGTGGCGCAAAGATCAAGACGTTCAACACCTTCAAGAACGGTGGTTTTGATACGGAAGCCTTGAAGGCTGCCCTTGCTGCAAGCAAGTCCGACAAGAAGGTCGTGCTCCTCAACTTCCCGAACAACCCGACGGGTTACACCGCAACCGAAAAGGAAGCTGTCGAAATCGCAAAGATCCTCACGGAATGCGCTGCTGCCGGTAACAAGGTTGTCGCACTCCTCGACGACGCTTACTTTGGTCTCGTCTACGAAGAAGGCGTGACGAAGGAATCCCTCTTTGTGAAGCTCGTGGACGCTCACGAAAACCTCCTCGCCGTGAAGCTCGACGGTCCGACCAAGGAAGACTACGTTTGGGGCTTCCGCGTTGGCTTTATGTCCTTCGGTTTCAAGGGTGCAACTGAAGCACAGCTCAAGGCTCTCGAAGACAAGGCTGCCGGTACGGTCCGTGGCAACATTTCTAATGCTCCGTCCATCAGCCAGAAGATTTTGCTCGCCGCTTACCAGAGCGCCGAATACGCTCAGCAGAAGGCTGAAAAGTACGCCACCTTGAAGAAACGTTACGACATCATCAAGGAAGTCTTGGCCGCACATCCGGAATACAAGGAAGCCTTTGACCCGATGCCGTGCAACAGCGGTTACTTTATGTGCATCAAGCCGAAGGGCGTTGACGCCGAAGAACTCCGCCAGAAACTCATCAAGGATTACAGCACGGGCACGATCATGCTCTCTGGCCTTATCCGCATTGCATTCAGCGCAGTTCCGACCGAAAAGCTCGGCAAGCTCTTTGAAAATATCTATAATTGCGTTGTAGCGATGAAAGCCTAA
- a CDS encoding HD-GYP domain-containing protein: MKTFVSAHKLVQIIILIVIGIVINRLLADLAIHFELPLYLDSVGTIVVAVIGGFSPGAIVGFLTNFIGGFVDSSTFYYGTINVMIAVCAGIAAKRGAFNRITHLPLLLGMLMILSIPCSVLSYFLFDFKIAENVVTPIATALHESGLPVLLSQILADFCTEIPDKSISIIVAYVLIRLTPRWFTKAFDSVSGRSHEDRYRSKNEIHTLKAQVTALLFVSSFALAVVATAVAYKTYSEAEIHETTLLAESVNRLVSDAIQNADSATLHEYIHDLKGKHPRILTITPGMHETGKWDVSIVCTEAPNPVCTKFSLAAIRISVVLFCTKIFSTLFGLLLAIVFTAILIANRRVVYPIHEMTLEMDNFAYDSSEGRRTSIDQIKGLEVVTGNEIENLHSAIIKAVEEIDLYINKSEYQAASIAALQTNIITVLGDMVENRDETTGGHVRRTAAYAELIARQLQRDGKEPEIDDAFVSTIAVAAPLHDIGKINISDVILNKPGKLTDEEFAEMKKHTVYGRDMLVRASKNLGETAYLKMAKEIAYSHHEWWDGSRGYPERLNGKDIPLSARIMAVADVYDALVSERPYKKAFSVDEAFRIITEESGTHFDPEVVDAFVKNRETVEQIMKTKFED, translated from the coding sequence GTGAAAACTTTTGTTTCTGCCCATAAGCTCGTTCAGATTATTATCCTGATTGTCATCGGTATAGTCATCAACCGATTGCTTGCCGATTTAGCCATTCATTTTGAATTGCCGCTGTACCTGGATAGCGTGGGTACGATTGTCGTGGCGGTGATTGGCGGGTTTAGCCCGGGCGCGATTGTCGGGTTTTTGACGAACTTCATTGGCGGTTTCGTTGATTCTTCGACGTTCTACTACGGCACGATTAACGTGATGATTGCCGTGTGCGCGGGGATTGCGGCGAAGCGTGGGGCGTTCAATAGGATAACCCATTTGCCGTTGCTGCTTGGAATGCTGATGATTTTGAGCATTCCGTGCTCGGTGCTTTCGTATTTCCTTTTTGACTTTAAGATTGCCGAAAATGTGGTGACGCCTATTGCGACGGCTTTGCACGAAAGCGGGCTTCCGGTTCTTCTGTCGCAGATTTTGGCGGACTTCTGCACGGAAATTCCGGATAAGTCCATTTCGATTATTGTGGCTTATGTGCTGATTCGCTTGACGCCACGCTGGTTTACCAAGGCGTTTGATTCTGTTTCTGGCCGTTCGCACGAAGACCGTTACCGTTCCAAGAACGAAATCCATACGCTTAAGGCCCAGGTGACGGCGCTCTTGTTCGTGTCGAGCTTTGCGCTTGCGGTGGTGGCTACGGCGGTCGCTTACAAGACGTATTCCGAAGCGGAAATCCATGAGACAACGCTTTTGGCGGAATCGGTGAACAGGCTTGTGTCGGACGCTATCCAGAATGCGGATTCGGCGACGCTTCACGAGTACATTCATGATCTCAAAGGCAAGCATCCGCGTATTTTGACGATTACACCGGGCATGCATGAGACGGGCAAGTGGGATGTCTCGATTGTCTGTACTGAGGCCCCGAATCCGGTCTGTACCAAGTTCAGTCTCGCTGCGATTCGCATTAGCGTGGTGCTATTCTGCACGAAGATTTTTTCGACGCTGTTTGGACTTTTGCTCGCAATCGTGTTTACGGCTATCTTGATTGCTAACCGCAGAGTGGTTTACCCGATTCACGAAATGACGCTTGAAATGGACAACTTTGCCTACGACAGTAGCGAAGGGCGTCGGACGTCGATTGACCAGATTAAGGGTCTTGAGGTGGTGACGGGCAATGAAATTGAGAATCTGCATTCGGCGATTATCAAGGCGGTCGAAGAAATTGATTTGTACATCAACAAGTCCGAGTATCAGGCGGCCTCGATTGCGGCGCTCCAGACGAACATCATTACGGTGCTTGGCGACATGGTGGAAAACCGCGACGAGACGACGGGTGGCCATGTGCGCCGTACGGCGGCTTATGCTGAGCTGATTGCGCGACAGTTGCAGCGCGATGGCAAGGAACCTGAAATTGACGATGCTTTTGTTTCGACGATTGCGGTGGCGGCTCCGCTCCACGATATTGGAAAGATTAATATTTCTGATGTAATTTTGAATAAGCCGGGCAAGCTGACGGACGAAGAATTTGCAGAAATGAAGAAGCATACGGTTTATGGCCGTGATATGCTCGTGCGTGCATCTAAGAACCTGGGCGAGACTGCTTACCTCAAGATGGCGAAGGAAATTGCCTACAGCCACCACGAATGGTGGGATGGCTCGCGAGGCTATCCGGAGCGTTTGAATGGTAAGGATATTCCGCTTTCGGCCCGCATTATGGCGGTCGCGGATGTGTATGACGCGCTTGTTTCGGAACGCCCGTACAAGAAGGCTTTCTCGGTGGATGAGGCTTTCCGCATTATTACCGAGGAAAGTGGTACGCACTTTGACCCGGAAGTGGTCGATGCGTTCGTGAAAAACCGCGAAACCGTCGAACAAATCATGAAAACCAAGTTTGAAGATTAA